The Mastacembelus armatus chromosome 9, fMasArm1.2, whole genome shotgun sequence genome contains a region encoding:
- the mtrfr gene encoding mitochondrial translation release factor in rescue: MSRLLPFISCMYGSSSRAVWRGSPSIPALLRPLPPGLTCVLAAGKKDGIDLPVLNEDELEEQFVRGSGPGGQATNKTSNCVVLKHVPTGIVVKCHQTRSVDINRKRAREIMREKLDVAYKGELSEVLVKKKESVLKKQEKRRKANEHLERKKQFKEALAADSKPGNDIV, encoded by the exons ATGTCCAGACTTCTGCCGTTCATCAGCTGTATGTACGGTTCGTCCAGCCGAGCCGTATGGAGAGGCTCTCCCAGTATCCCGGCTCTGCTCAGACCGCTCCCCCCTGGACTGACGTGTGTTTTGGCCGCGGGTAAAAAGGACGGAATAGACCTACCTGTCCTGAACGAGGACGAGCTTGAAGAACAGTTTGTGAGAGGATCTGGACCAGGGGGACAGGCCACCAACAAAACCAGCAACTGTGTGGTGCTCAAACACGTGCCCACTGGGATTGTAGTGAAG TGCCATCAAACCAGATCTGTGGATATAAATCGAAAGCGAGCTCGGGAAATTATGAGAGAGAAACTTGATGTTGCATATAAAGGAGAACTTAGTGAAGTTCTTGTAAAGAAGAAAGAGTCTGTGCTGAAGAAacaagagaagaggaggaaggcaaATGAGCatctggagagaaaaaaacagtttaaagaaGCACTGGCTGCAGACTCTAAACCTGGGAATGACATTGTTTAA
- the kmt5ab gene encoding lysine methyltransferase 5Ab — MAKGKKHLLRRDKKPQDTVETKVPQQHDTKENKPANNKDCKGKVQSILQCLRSPGKPRSPLSDSSSTLIQDGNDSDTTNPGMSKLEKNMPNEVKAESCECKDKPEMASDSHGVTEQATDHLEQKESNTQRKDRSAADTKVSTTKPRSRTGRKHRAKKMENKACQNKKVTDYYPIRRSNRKTKAELKSEEHRHIDDLIKNGIEEGMQIKHIEGKGRGVFAVNSFKKGDYIVEYHGDLLELAEAKLREAQYAQDPQTGCYMYYFQYQSKTYCVDATKETDRLGRLINHSKTGNCQTKLHAIDGTPHLILVASRDIEAEEELLYDYGDRSKASILAHPWLKY, encoded by the exons ATGGCAAAAG GGAAGAAACATTTGCTGAGAAGAGACAAAAAGCCTCAGGACACTGTTGAAACCAAAGTCCCCCAACAGCACGacacaaaggaaaacaaaccagCAAACAATAAG GATTGCAAAGGTAAAGTGCAGTCGATTCTCCAGTGTCTGCGTAGTCCTGGAAAACCTAGATCTCCTCTAAGTGACAGTTCAAGCACGCTGATCCAGGATGGAAATGACTCGGATACAACTAATCCTGGCATGTCTAAGCTGGAGAAGA ACATGCCTAATGAAGTAAAAGCTGAGAGCTGCGAGTGCAAAGATAAGCCTGAAATGGCTTCTGACAGTCATGGGGTCACAGAGCAAGCCACTGACCACCTTGAGCAAAAAGAGTCCAACACTCAGAGAAAGGACAGGTCTGCAGCAGATACCAAAGTTTCAACAACCAAACCTCGTAGTAGAACGGGTCGTAAACACAGAGCAAAAAA GATGGAGAATAAAGCTTGCCAAAACAAAAAGGTCACAGACTATTATCCCATCAGACGGAGTAACAGAAAAACTAAGGCAGAGCTGAAG AGTGAAGAGCACAGACACATTGATGACCTTATAAAGAATGGTATTGAGGAAGGAATGCAG ATCAAACACATAGAAGGCAAAGGAAGAGGGGTATTTGCAGTCAACAGCTTCAAAAAGGGGGATTATATTGTGGAGTACCATGGAGACCTGCTGGAACTAGCTGAGGCTAAATTAAGAGAGGCCCAGTACGCTCAGGATCCCCAAACAGGCTGTTACATGTACTACTTCCAGTATCAAAGTAAAACATATTG CGTAGATGCTACAAAGGAAACGGATCGCCTTGGAAGACTGATCAACCACAGTAAAACAGGCAACTGCCAGACTAAGCTTCATGCCATCGATGGAACCCCTCACCTAATCCTGGTTGCTTCTAGAGACATCGAGGCagaagaggagctgctgtaTGACTACGGTGATCGGAGTAAAGCCTCAATCTTGGCTCACCCTTGGCTCAAATACTGA
- the rilpl2 gene encoding RILP-like protein 2, with translation MEFGEESSPAVAFGKDAFELTVEDVYDISYVIGRDLLKISSAGEEVSDLQFKIVRVLEMLETLVNKYNLSLEELKMERDNLKRELDRVIKESSAGQGTQTAGPNQMVVDLTDPNRPRFTMQELKEVLQERNQLKAQLMVAQEELQLYKSGILPQAEPAMVEVDMETPAATDHNPAIINDPKDEKTTIGRLFSFRRK, from the exons ATGGAGTTTGGTGAAGAGTCGTCGCCCGCCGTGGCTTTCGGGAAGGACGCGTTTGAGCTCACGGTTGAAGATGTTTATGACATTTCGTACGTAATCGGCCGAGATTTGTTGAAAATAAGCAGCGCAGGAGAAGAGGTGTCGGACTTGCAGTTCAAAATAGTCCGGGTTTTGGAAATGTTAGAGACCTTGGTCAATAAGTACAACTTGTCGCTGGAGGAGCTGAAAATGGAGCGGGACAACTTGAAGAGGGAACTGGACCGGGTCATCAAGGAGAGCTCAGCTGGGCAGGGCACA CAAACAGCGGGACCGAACCAGATGGTAGTGGACCTCACAGACCCCAACAGACCGCGCTTCACTATGCAGGAGCTGAAGGAGGTCCTGCAGGAGAGGAACCAGCTGAAAGCTCAGCTCATGGTGGCTCAGGAGGAGCTTCAGCTGTATAAGAG TGGGATTCTACCACAGGCTGAACCAGCTATGGTGGAAGTGGATATGGAGACCCCAGCAGCTACAGACCACAATCCAGCCATAATAAATGATCCAAAAGACGAGAAGACAACCATAGGCAGACT GTTTTCGTTCAGGCGAAAATAA
- the LOC113139451 gene encoding RILP-like protein 1: METGVVSALDRPAAELTVMDVYDIAAVLGQEFERIIDRFGCESLVGVVPKVVRVLELLEALVSRGATGQEAEELRRELDRLRQERSDRYEQERKHQEELELVEDVWKGEVQDLVSQITQLQTENKRLSVSLSLKESSIPEEDLQKQEGMSEKERQVMKKLKDLVEKQRDELRAKEHELTLRNEDVEALQMQQHRLMRINKDLRHRIGLMEAQGKALIQQRAELEAAAQARQQELGALQMEVRRLRKELREWELEREITEIEESQIQLSAAAPVNSIKPNSVWVECGGDSGFLANCDKSPSCLLRSSDRENNEEEDDENKDTTALSLKVSTETYPEEETDSLEQDSDKPRFTLQELRDVLQEKNELKAQVFMLQEELAYYKSEELGDDVSSTLCAPCPPPCTNLPDQPESGIRRLIFTAIMPMVAAGLLADDPTLLPIRRLSFV; encoded by the exons ATGGAAACAGGGGTTGTGTCCGCGCTGGACAGACCCGCGGCGGAGCTCACGGTTATGGACGTGTACGACATAGCAGCGGTGCTCGGTCAGGAGTTTGAGCGGATCATCGACAGGTTTGGGTGCGAGTCTCTGGTCGGGGTTGTGCCTAAAGTGGTGCGTGTCCTGGAGCTTCTGGAGGCGCTGGTGAGTCGAGGAGCCACGGGACAGGAGGCCGAGGAGCTGCGGAGGGAGCTGGACAGGTTGCGACAGGAGCGGAGCGACCGATACGAGCAGGAAAGGAAGCACCAGGAG gAGCTGGAGCTGGTGGAGGATGTATGGAAAGGAGAAGTCCAGGACCTGGTCTCTCAAATCACTCAGCTTCAGACAGAGAACAAGAGGCTGTCAGTGAGCCTCTCTCTCAAAGAGTCCTCCATCCCAGAAGAAGACCTGCAGAAACAGGAGG GGatgtcagaaaaagaaagacaggtgATGAAGAAGCTGAAAGACTTGGTGGAGAAACAGAGGGATGAATTACGAGCAAAAGAGCACGAGCTGACACTAAGAAACGAGGATGTTGAAGCG CTCCAGATGCAGCAGCATCGACTGATGAGGATCAATAAGGACCTTCGTCACAGGATAGGGCTAATGGAAGCCCAGGGCAAGGCGCTGATCCAGCAGAGGGCTGAGCTGGAGGCTGCAGCCCAGGCACGGCAGCAGGAATTAGGGGCTCTGCAGATGGAGGTCAGGAGGCTGAGAAAGGAGCTCCGCGAGTGGGAGCTAGAGAGAGAGATCACCGAGATAGAAGAGTCCCAAATCCAgctctcagcagcagcaccagttAACTCCATCAAACCAAATTCAGTGTGGGTGGAGTGTGGAGGGGACAGTGGTTTCCTGGCAAACTGTGACAAGAGTCCTTCCTGTCTTCTAAGGTCatcagacagagaaaataatgaggaagaggatgacGAAAACAAGGACACTACAGCTTTGTCACTG AAGGTGTCAACTGAAACATATccagaggaggagacagacagtCTGGAGCAGGACTCGGACAAACCTCGCTTCACCCTGCAAGAGCTACGGGACGTCCTGCAGGAGAAGAATGAACTTAAGGCCCAGGTGTTCATGCTGCAGGAAGAACTGGCATATTACAAAAG TGAGGAGTTAGGGGATGACGTCAGCTCCACTCTTTGTGCTCCCTGTCCTCCACCATGCACTAATTTACCCGATCAGCCCGAATCAGGAATAAGGCGCTT GATCTTTACAGCCATTATGCCAATGGTGGCAGCCGGTTTGCTCGCAGACGATCCCACATTGTTGCCAATCAGAAGACTTTCCTTTGTGTGA